ctcatatatttttttttaaaaaattccTTTCATGATACAGCTTTTTTCTTTAGCAAAGATGAAATGGCAACTGAAAAAGCTTCAAATGTTGATAACGGATGACGAAAATCTAAAGTAAAATAATCTTTAGAATTTTTCccaaatattaaaaatatttcatcttcatcattatttataatttcatatttaatttcttcttttttctttttcaaattgtttttaattaaatcaaaaggaaatttctttttaataaagctatttatgtattcatcattatgtttcttaacttttttatttcctgaatcactatttttattttcacactttgtattattatatccaTTGTACTTTTGTTTAATAGGCATGTTATCatgattattatgataattattcGTATTGTTAtccttatatatatcattataaatattatcattattatcgTTATCGTTATCTTTATCcttttccttttcattAAAATTCTGTTTATGTTCAATTTGGCTAGCTGACACATATTcaattatatcatttatatttttattcaagaaatcatttttttttgattcattaaaaatacatttctttaaaattaattgtAAATTTTTTGCACTAGCCATTTTAACTCGTCCATAAAAAGGGAGTTCATAAATTTCTTTCTCTTCATTCCATATAGGacatttattttcataaataaGTTTGATGTtcttattttctttataaatattacaaatgAAATGTCTTGGTAATTCACTTATAATATTGGATTCAAATCTAATAGATATAACATTATTTCTTTCAAAATTTGGAAAAAAGTTTGCGTATTTTTCTGAAATGCcattatcatatattttaattttcatACCTGTAAAATTACATACCAATACTCCTAAAAATCCTGATACATTAAAAGatgttttaatatttttaaatttttttttaatatttttatcatatttatatatatatactttattTTGTCCTCTCTTTTTAAAACCCATAAGTatcttttcctttttatcattttttaatatgtaaCAACATGAATAAAATTCATTAAATTTACGTATTCTTTGTAACtcattaattatatatcctttaggtatatcattataataagaaaattctctttttgttttattaataaaattaataaagatatctttatctattatattatttttaaaatataaattaccttcatttatatttatttcacTGCTTACATCTCGTATTTCTTCAGTATCAAAAATGTTAAAAGtttcataaaatatgtCAATACAATAATCactataattttttattcttgcttttttctttatacttttgttcctttttttcatatctttaaaattaatttttaattcatcaaatcttttttttaattgattatttgttttatcaTCTAATAAAATCCAACTGTTAGGAATACATTCACTTTCAAATATACTGACAAGTCTCCAAAAACAATATTCAATGATTTCCTTATTTTCAATTTTATATGCACAATACgttaacattattattaaatcaTCTTCTAtatctttcttttttaataacagctttttaaatatatgaaataaataatataattcaaAAGTATGTAACGTGTACAAAAATtctatattaaaatatgtatcACATTCATctataacatatattaggatatttttaatatagctcatcattttttttaaatccttatcattaataattattttattattattattattattgttaatattatttttatatatttttttttttttttctgtatcaataaatatattattttccttcgaaatataatatatattcttattgTGTTGTccataataaattttacCATTCACGAATTTATTGGGAGAGTCTATGGAATCATTATAATGTAAAGGATTAACATTTTCTCCTTTATCATTacaattatttatatcacTTGCTATAAATGAATTGTCATTATTACTATATGATGAAgcatatgaataattatgataagaattatatatatctgTATGTGAcaatttaatttttgtttcACTATTTGctgatatattattgttatcactatttgatgatatattattgcTATCACTATttgatgatatattattgcTATCACTATTTGATGACATATTATTGAGATCACTGattgataatatattattgcTATCACTATTTGATGACATATTATTGCTATCACTATTTGgtgatttattatttgtacTACTATTTGATgacatattattattattattattattattattattattattatcacttGAAATTCTTCTATTAGTAcctattatattttcataattatttgaGAAAACAGTATTTTCACTTTCATGACACtcatatttaatatatggaaaaaaattGTCAGGTTTCTCATTACTATTATTCATCCTTTTTTTCCTTTCTGtatatttctttcttttcaatttttgcatatctactttttttttttttttcttatgGTTTTCCTCGttcttaatatttttttttctttttactTTTCCTGATATTAGATCATAAAAGAGTTGATAATTAATTTCATCATATGTGCTCTtacttttttcttttttcccATGCTGATATTCTGTatctttaatatatttattaatattatcatcatgTGTACATAAATCGTTTCCtttgttaatattatttatatcattcatatgatatatattatcatcacaGTTAAGGTTAATcttatcttttatataatttatatctCTTTCTTCTCTTTCAGcacttatattttttgcacttatattttttttttctttatctcTTTGTTTCTCCCATTTGATAAAGAATGAATAAAACGACATGACTATTTCAATCAGAAGGAGAACACTTTTTAGtcttattaaatttttatttgttgttatatttatttcgTAAAAAAATGTAGAGTTCTTGTCTTCATAattaacaatattattttcatatgatgcattaattttttgaatCAATTTGTTGGAATgcttatttttattagtAGAATTCATGACATTTATAGTATCATCTGAAAAATGACCTTGATACATATGATTGGGttcatacatattattattattattattgtatatattttcattattgtatatgttatcattatggtatatgttattattgtatatgttattattgtatatgttattatggtatatgttattattgtatatgttatcttcataataatttttcatattattattattatcaactatatatgtatcattcacattcttattatgcacataattatattcataataattattatgttcatttttatatgttttattaatataacatGGATTCATGTACTGATCGCATTTATcaaaattttcattatttttttccttatccataatttcattatttGTTTGTAAAAAGGAATGAACTATGgatttatatgttttctttttacaGGACATATTAAAAATCTTGTTCTTCCATTTTTCTATTATACCTATcctattatttatgtaataaaaattttcattgttattatcattttttaatgcttctataacattttttaacattGGAAATGCACTTAATATGTCTTTATtcaattttaatattactGATATGGTATATGTTGTCATTTCTATATCATTCATATCCccatttatttttttatatttctctatatcatttattatactAGTTATacctctttttttttttataaaataattatcaaTAAGATAATCAATATCTGACTTCTTTTcaatataatgtatataataatctaaattatcatataactttttatattccaatatataattatctaATATACAATCtttcttaatatattctgttattattaatataatattatcacCTTTATAACAATCATTATAACCATATTTATCTTTTCCTATTATCCCACCCcctatattatattcatcaCATTCTTCattcttattataataatattctttctttattatatcaacTAAACGATTTTCTCTATCTTTCCAATCTTCATTcttatcattataaatcatttttatgttcaaatatataaagatatatatatacatacatgtgttctatatttatgtctaactttttaattaaccattaaaatattatatatataaatcctttaaaaaaaaaaaaaaattaaacatatgttgcaacatatgtatatgtatatatatatatatatatatatatatatatatattatataaaaaatgttattaaaaaaaaaatatatatatatttaccCTCATGGTGTACTTttcattcattttattacatacaaaaaaaaaaaaaaaaaagaaaagaaaagaattatatataaaaaaattgaaaaagaagaattcgagtatttatatgtatatatatatatatatatatatatatatttatttatttatttatttatggtttataaatattacaaatgaaactaaaaagaaatattattttttaaaactaTATATCAATGAAATGggaaaatatacatatgtacaaaatatatggaaaatataaaatatcaatatggaaaaacgttacaaaaaaaaaaaagtaatatataatatatataacataatataatatgaataaatttttttttttttttttttttttatatataaataattcgTCTGATATTTATGATTAAGtctatttttaattttgttttaatacataatagaaaaaatgTATGATTTCATTCCcctttataataatatttatgtaaatatatatatatatatatatatatacatattctATATTGAATAGgcaaaataaaaatatgtgcTTAAATTAAACCTTTGTCCataaacaaataatgttcttcaatttttattcatatatatttatatatacaactAAAGAACACACATCATTATTCATTGGttaaaatatgtttatatataatattatattaaataaaaaatattttaatttgttcTATTATaacttaaaaaatatacaatcataatattaaataaaatattatttatatatatataatataatatattataatatactGGTAAAATTGATCTTATAATTTCTGGTCgtatttgtttattttcattgctattgaaaaataatataaaacaaaatatttattgttatatatatatatatatttatatttaaaatacatgtcaaatatatatttagaataataaatattttaccTTCGTATCTTTAACTCATATATTTGTTTGcttatgtttttatttgataatttacttttttttttttttaatcaCATAAATATCATCTTATGCTATCTTCTACCAATTTATATGTCAaaacgaaaaaaaatagattAAAATCATCATAAAACAGAAATAAGCaaaaaacaatattttcattatataatacataaatatatacattactgtatataagtattaaaattttattatataatataaatacatatataaatacatatatatatatatatatatatctatttatatatattatttatatattaataattattattttcacCTGGGATAAAATGGTACAAGTATATAAGCatttttcccttttttcatatttagaatgcattatgtatatttatcaaataatttataaaaatatatatattaaaaatttatgtataatattatatggtattattattaatttttatttccataatataatattcattagaaatatattatatatatatatattttatatgtttttgaaatttttttttttttttttttttctttcttttaaggaggtataatttttataagaaaatttcaaaaaatgatttcgatttattattacaaaatatatattctaagaatataataaatttaatatatatatatatatatatatatatttatttatttatttatttatttatttatgtataataaatatattcatttaagttgaagaaaaatattctacagaaatattattaatatatataccttctttttatatccatatattatatatttatttatttaaaacaacaaaaaaaaaaaaaaaaaaaaaaaaaattaaaaagaaagaatatacaaaataaatatgtacatcctatgataattatataaaatagtagtttgttttatatttataaattctcatacataaatatataatatatatataattatatatattattttttaatattcatatataaaaataaaaatgaatataatagaATCAAACAAAAACGAtgagaaagaaaaaaacacGGAAGGGAATGAAGAAACAGATAATTCGAATTTGAAGAGAAAAAATGAGGGTTTTTTAATTAGAAGTTATAAAAGgataaaacataaaattaaaGGAGATGAcgataataatgatgacGAAAATAACGATGACGAAAACAACGATGAcgataataattatgacgataataattatgacgaaaattatgataatgatgatgaatatgaaaataaagatatagttattgatgatgataataatgaaaaaaacgaaaaggttaataaaaatgatgataataaaaatgatgataataaaaatgatgataataaaaatgttgatgataaaaatgagGAGCCATTAAAGTTAAATGGTCAATCCTATATAGATGaatcattaaaaaatgatatgaacgaaaattataattataagtACAATAAGAAAAGTAAAAAAGTAATATCAGAAGATTATGAAAACGAAGATGTGgatgaaaagaaaaaggaaGAAAGAAAAACTGAGGATAttcatatgaataaaaaaattgttaCAAAAAAATCATCCAAATATgaattgaaaaatattcataaaaatgttaataaagaaagaacggattatattaaagaaaaggaagataatattaacaaaCGAAGTGatagagaaaaaaaaaatattagaaaaagtgtaaaagaaaaaagaatacAATATAAGAAAGGTAAAAAAGATCGACGAGATTTTGAAgaagatgatgatgacgatgatgaagatgatgaagaggaagatgatgatgagaataatgatgaaatgAAAGGATTTATTGTAGATAGTGATGAAGAAGATTATAGTGATGATGATAGTAGTGATGATGATAGTAGTGATGATGATAGTAGTGATGATGACAGTAGTGATGATGACAGTAGTGATGATGACAGTAGTGATAATGACAGTGATGATAATAGTGATGATGATAGTAACGATGATGCTGATAATGAtagtaaaaaatatagtgaagatgatgatataattaaagaaaaaaagaaaaaaaaaaaaatgaagaaaaagaagaagaaaaaaaagaaaaagaaaaaatatgattattttgaaaataaaagttTAGATGATGAAGATCTAGAACTTATTGCAGAAAATACAGGTATACAAGTAATAcgaaatgaaaaagataCTAAACATAGaagattaaaaaaaattaaagatagtaatgatgaagatgattCTTATGATCATTCTTcaataaatgaaaataaaaataatgaattaaaagataaagatGATTTTATAGATGACAGTGAAATCTctttaagaaaaaaaaaaggagatacaaataataatttatttaattttgGAGATAATTTATCTGATACAAgagaaaatgaaaaacaTGCATTACAAGAAGGTGAGGAAGATttagaagaagaagaagaaggAGGATTTGGTGTAACATCTGATaatgtttataaaaatgattcatatatacataatgTTATTACTCAAACATTTGGTGATATAAATGCTGTCTTAGATATTATTAATGCTTCTCcatcaaaaaaaaagaaaaaatatgattatGAAGATGATGAAATAGAAAGTGATTATGATGACGAAGAGGATCAAGACTCTAAAGATATTATAGTCGATGATGAATATCCTAGTAGAAAAAAACgaaagaataaaaaaaaaatggttAGCTTTTTTGATGACATTAATGAAAGTATGAAAAGGATTGGAATGGATGATGATGATTCCGATTATGAAATggatgaaaatgaaaaatatgatgatCAAGACGGTCTGGAAGAAATTGAAGAAGATTATGATGAATATGAAGAATATGCTGAAGATGGTTATGAACAGgaagatgatgaagaagatgatgaagatgTTGATGATGAAGAGGATGACGAAgaagatgatgaagaagaagatgatgatgatgatgataatgacATATACGAACAAGAGTATAACAAAATTTACGATCACGAATATGACGATTTTGATGAAGATGAACATGGAAGTACGAACGATTTGGGAGAATTTTATAAGGAGGATGAAGAAGCAAAAGAAGATATAGATCACACAGATAAAGGTATATTAAAAGTAGATGAAGATAGTACACAAAAAgaacataatattaatgtGGAAGAAAATCATGAAGaggataaaaataatatcttAAGTATCGAAGATGAATCACAACTTGTAAAAGAAAGtaaagaaaagaaagatCTTTTTcatgatgatgatgatgataatgaaaataaaattgaaaaaaaagaaaagcaaaaaaaaaagaaaagcaaaaaaaagaaaaaacgATTAGATTTAATAGTATCAAATAACTGGAAAAAAATTGCAGAACCAGATGAAGCTTTAAATCAATTATTAACAAAGAAAGATGAGTTAATTAGAAATACGGATATGCCTGAAagattttttaatatatataaaaaaagacaaaagaaattaaataaaaaaatgttacTTATAGAATCTAAATGGATATTACATAAAttgaaagaaaaatatccaacatattttacatataaaaattttgaaaaaattattgaaGAAACGTATAACAAAacatatgatataaatgtaaatgaTTTCTTGAAtgattcatttttattaaaaaaatgtatattaacATTGCATATGCTTATAAagtataataatgaaataccatatattgtatttcataaatcatatttaatatttccaccttttaatataaatatgttatgGGATATATATGAGCTTGATCAAAGTTGGtataaaacatttattaaaataagGAAGCTTAGGTGTAGATTAAAGCGTTTAAGTAAAGCTAATAATATCCATATGGATATTTTCGACATtcttaataaatataatgaaatgTATTACGAGGACgtcaatatatattattattatttgaaaaacAATTTGctaaatacaaataataataataatcataataataataataataataataataataataataatcataataatcattttGATGATAgtcataataataataatcctaatatattatccttaacaaataatgacaatgataaagatatatttggtgaagatataaataatgataaggaaagtaaggaaaataatatttatatgaagGATG
This is a stretch of genomic DNA from Plasmodium reichenowi strain SY57 chromosome 14, whole genome shotgun sequence. It encodes these proteins:
- a CDS encoding hypothetical protein (conserved Plasmodium protein, unknown function), which encodes MIYNDKNEDWKDRENRLVDIIKKEYYYNKNEECDEYNIGGGIIGKDKYGYNDCYKGDNIILIITEYIKKDCILDNYILEYKKLYDNLDYYIHYIEKKSDIDYLIDNYFIKKKRGITSIINDIEKYKKINGDMNDIEMTTYTISVILKLNKDILSAFPMLKNVIEALKNDNNNENFYYINNRIGIIEKWKNKIFNMSCKKKTYKSIVHSFLQTNNEIMDKEKNNENFDKCDQYMNPCYINKTYKNEHNNYYEYNYVHNKNVNDTYIVDNNNNMKNYYEDNIYNNNIYHNNIYNNNIYNNNIYHNDNIYNNENIYNNNNNNMYEPNHMYQGHFSDDTINVMNSTNKNKHSNKLIQKINASYENNIVNYEDKNSTFFYEINITTNKNLIRLKSVLLLIEIVMSFYSFFIKWEKQRDKEKKNISAKNISAEREERDINYIKDKINLNCDDNIYHMNDINNINKGNDLCTHDDNINKYIKDTEYQHGKKEKSKSTYDEINYQLFYDLISGKVKRKKNIKNEENHKKKKKKVDMQKLKRKKYTERKKRMNNSNEKPDNFFPYIKYECHESENTVFSNNYENIIGTNRRISSDNNNNNNNNNNNNMSSNSSTNNKSPNSDSNNMSSNSDSNNILSISDLNNMSSNSDSNNISSNSDSNNISSNSDNNNISANSETKIKLSHTDIYNSYHNYSYASSYSNNDNSFIASDINNCNDKGENVNPLHYNDSIDSPNKFVNGKIYYGQHNKNIYYISKENNIFIDTEKKKKIYKNNINNNNNNNKIIINDKDLKKMMSYIKNILIYVIDECDTYFNIEFLYTLHTFELYYLFHIFKKLLLKKKDIEDDLIIMLTYCAYKIENKEIIEYCFWRLVSIFESECIPNSWILLDDKTNNQLKKRFDELKINFKDMKKRNKSIKKKARIKNYSDYCIDIFYETFNIFDTEEIRDVSSEININEGNLYFKNNIIDKDIFINFINKTKREFSYYNDIPKGYIINELQRIRKFNEFYSCCYILKNDKKEKILMGFKKRGQNKVYIYKYDKNIKKKFKNIKTSFNVSGFLGVLVCNFTGMKIKIYDNGISEKYANFFPNFERNNVISIRFESNIISELPRHFICNIYKENKNIKLIYENKCPIWNEEKEIYELPFYGRVKMASAKNLQLILKKCIFNESKKNDFLNKNINDIIEYVSASQIEHKQNFNEKEKDKDNDNDNNDNIYNDIYKDNNTNNYHNNHDNMPIKQKYNGYNNTKCENKNSDSGNKKVKKHNDEYINSFIKKKFPFDLIKNNLKKKKEEIKYEIINNDEDEIFLIFGKNSKDYFTLDFRHPLSTFEAFSVAISSLLKKKAVS